One part of the Aricia agestis chromosome Z, ilAriAges1.1, whole genome shotgun sequence genome encodes these proteins:
- the LOC121738435 gene encoding alanine aminotransferase 1-like, whose translation MKQKCLTESNVNQKLLNIQYAVRGPIVARAAQIEREIQKGAEKPFSRVIRANIGDCHALGQKPFTFVRQVLAVAACPALMSCPDIPDDVKERVKEILDDCTQGSVGAYSPPAGLTIVRRHVAQYLTARDGVPASPEDIYLGAGASDLIKAVLTLFVQDVGGRAPGVMIPIPQYPLFSGTLSELGLTQVPYYLDEESGWALPPSELQRAWSHADCSVRALVVINPGNPTGQVLSRDNIEEIVRFAYERNLFILADEVYQENIVSKEFHSFKKAMHEMGAPYSAMELASFVTSSKGWAAECGARAAFVELCRVAPRVLVAFNAARAVAQCPSVLGQCVIDCVVKPPAPGSPSYTTWSRERRDVRRVLQQRAAAATRAFNSLPGYFCNVIEGSMFAFPRVDLPAGAVRAAAERGLAPDEFYCLQLLEETGVCVVPGSGFGQRAGSFHFRTTILHPASEFAHMLAAITNFHHQFLKTYSLSCLTDDDD comes from the exons gGAGCCGAGAAGCCGTTCTCTCGTGTGATCCGCGCCAACATCGGCGACTGTCACGCGCTGGGGCAGAAACCCTTCACGTTCGTCAGACAG GTGCTGGCTGTAGCGGCGTGTCCGGCGCTGATGTCGTGTCCGGATATACCTGATGACGTCAAAGAACGAGTTAAAGAGATACTTGACGATTGCAC ACAAGGTTCAGTGGGCGCGTACTCCCCGCCGGCCGGTCTCACCATAGTACGACGCCACGTGGCGCAATACCTCACCGCACGGGACGGGGTGCCGGCCTCGCCGGAGGACATCTACCTCGGCGCCGGCGCATCAGATCTCATCAAGGCCGTGCTTACGCTGTTTGTGCAGGACGTGGGAGGGAGAGCACCAG GCGTAATGATTCCGATCCCCCAATACCCTCTATTCTCCGGGACTCTGTCGGAGCTGGGCTTGACGCAGGTGCCGTACTACCTGGACGAAGAGAGCGGCTGGGCGCTGCCGCCAAGTGAACTGCAGCGAGCATGGTCCCACGCCGACTGCAGCGTCAGAGCACTGGTCGTCATCAACCCAGGGAATCCTACTGGACAG GTGCTGTCCCGGGATAACATAGAGGAAATCGTGCGGTTCGCGTACGAGCGCAACCTGTTCATCCTGGCCGACGAGGTGTACCAGGAGAATATCGTGAGCAAGGAGTTCCACTCCTTCAAGAAG GCGATGCACGAGATGGGCGCGCCGTACTCTGCCATGGAGCTGGCTAGCTTTGTAACGTCATCGAAGGGCTGGGCTGCGGAGTGCGGCGCGCGCGCGGCCTTCGTGGAGCTGTGTCGCGTCGCGCCGCGCGTGCTCGTAGCGTTCAACGCCGCGCGAGCCGTCGCGCAGTGCCCTAGTGTGCTTGGACAGTGCGTTATTGACTGCGTG GTGAAGCCGCCCGCGCCTGGCTCGCCGTCGTACACGACGTGGTCACGCGAGCGTCGCGACGTGCGGCGAGTGCTGCAGCAGCGCGCCGCGGCAGCCACCCGCGCCTTTAATTCGCTGCCCGGATACTTCTGTAATGTTATTGAG GGTTCGATGTTCGCGTTTCCCCGCGTCGATCTGCCAGCGGGTGCGGTGCGCGCGGCGGCGGAGCGTGGCCTCGCCCCGGACGAGTTCTACTGCCTGCAGCTGCTGGAGGAAACAG GCGTGTGCGTGGTCCCGGGTTCGGGGTTCGGTCAGCGGGCGGGCTCGTTTCACTTCCGCACCACCATCCTGCACCCGGCAAGCGAGTTCGCGCACATGCTCGCCGCCATCACCAATTTCCACCACCAGTTCCTGAAGACATACAGCCTTAGCTGCCtcactgatgatgatgattga